In Gossypium raimondii isolate GPD5lz chromosome 12, ASM2569854v1, whole genome shotgun sequence, a single window of DNA contains:
- the LOC105764917 gene encoding beta-amylase 8 isoform X4: MESQPQPQPQPRRPRGFAATAAAAAASVSPTGTPSGSAGASTASSGKGKREREKEKERTKLRERHRRAITSRMLAGLRQYGNFPLPARADMNDVLAALAREAGWTVEPDGTTYRHSPPPQHQQHLNCSVKATLDCQQPVVRIDDSLSPASLDSVVIAERDTRSEKYPSTSPINSVECLEADQLIQDVHSTEHDNDFTGTQYVPVYVKLSTGVINNFCQLADPDGVRQELSHMNSLNVDGVIVDCWWGIVECWNPQKYVWSGYRELFNYIREFKMKIQVVMAFHEYGRTDSADVLISLPNWILEIGKENQDIFFTDREGRRTTEFLSWGIDKERVLNGRTGVEVYFDFMRSFRTEFDDLFAEGLISAVEIGLGPSGELRYPSFSERMGWRYPGIGEFQCYDKYLQQHLQRAAKLRGHSFWARGPDNAGHYNSRPHETGFFCERGDYDSYYGRFFLHWYAQALMDHADNVLSLANLAFEETKIIVKIPAVYWWYKTSSHAAELTAGYYNPTNQDGYSPVFEVLKKHSVTVKFVCYGLQICSYENDEAFADPEGLSWQVLNSVWDRGLKVAGENTLSCYDKEGCLRIIETAKPRNDPDRRHFSFFVYQQPSPLVQGVICLPDLDYFIKCMHAGDITGDLVP; encoded by the exons ATGGAGTCCCAACCCCAGCCCCAGCCTCAGCCTCGGCGACCCCGCGGGTTCGCTGCAACCGCCGCTGCGGCTGCTGCCTCTGTGAGCCCCACCGGCACTCCCTCTGGATCTGCCGGCGCATCCACTGCCTCTTCCGGCAAGGGCAAACgtgagagagagaaagaaaaagagaggacGAAGCTTCGGGAACGGCACAGGCGAGCCATCACTAGCCGTATGCTGGCCGGCTTGAGACAATACGGTAATTTCCCTCTTCCCGCGCGTGCTGATATGAACGATGTGCTAGCCGCCTTGGCCCGTGAGGCTGGTTGGACCGTTGAGCCCGACGGCACTACTTACAGGCACTCTCCACCTCCCCAACATCAACAACATTTG AATTGCTCTGTTAAAGCAACGTTAGACTGTCAGCAACCTGTTGTCAGAATTGATGACAGTTTGTCTCCAGCATCTCTTGATTCCGTTGTTATAGCTGAGAGAGATACACGGAGTGAGAAATATCCGAGTACGAGTCCCATCAACTCAGTTGAGTGCCTGGAGGCagatcag CTTATACAAGATGTTCATTCAACGGAGCACGATAATGACTTTACAGGCACCCAATATGTCCCTGTTTATGTAAAGCTTTCG ACAGGTGTCATCAACAACTTCTGTCAGTTGGCTGATCCTGATGGTGTTAGACAAGAGCTAAGTCATATGAACTCCTTAAATGTAGATGGAGTCATTGTAGATTGTTGGTGGGGAATTGTTGAGTGTTGGAATCCACAGAAGTATGTCTGGTCTGGCTACCGGGAATTATTTAACTATATCCGAGAGTTCAAGATGAAGATACAG GTTGTAATGGCATTTCATGAGTATGGGAGAACTGATTCTGCTGATGTACTGATCTCCCTACCAAACTGGATTTTGGAGATAGGAAAAGAAAACCAGGATATCTTCTTTACTGATCGTGAAGGAAGGAGGACGACTGAATTTTTATCTTGGGGAATTGACAAAGAACGTGTTTTGAATGGAAGAACTGGTGTTGAG GTCTATTTTGATTTCATGAGAAGCTTCAGGACAGAGTTTGACGATTTGTTTGCAGAGGGTCTTATTTCTGCAGTGGAGATTGGACTTGGACCATCTGGAGAGTTGAGGTATCCCTCTTTCTCAGAAAGGATGGGATGGAGGTATCCTGGCATCGGTGAGTTTCAG TGTTACGATAAATATTTACAACAACATCTACAGAGAGCTGCTAAATTGCGTGGGCACTCTTTCTGGGCTAGGGGACCTGATAATGCTGGTCATTATAATTCTAGGCCACATGAAACGGGATTCTTTTGTGAACGGGGTGATTATGATAGCTACTATGGGCGTTTTTTCCTCCATTGGTATGCCCAGGCACTAATGGACCATGCGGATAATGTCTTGTCTCTAGCAAATCTTGCTTTTGAGGAGACCAAGATTATTGTTAAG ATACCTGCAGTTTATTGGTGGTACAAGACTTCCAGTCATGCGGCAGAGCTGACAGCAGGATATTATAACCCTACCAATCAGGATGGATATTCTCCAGTTTTTGAGGTTTTAAAGAAACACTCTGTGACAGTGAAGTTTGTATGCTATGGGTTGCAGATTTGTAGTTATGAAAATGATGAAGCATTTGCTGATCCAGAAGGTTTGAGTTGGCAA GTTCTCAATTCAGTCTGGGATCGAGGATTGAAGGTTGCTGGTGAGAATACACTTTCATGTTATGACAAAGAAGGGTGCTTGAGAATAATTGAGACAGCCAAGCCGAGAAATGACCCTGATCGTCGCCACTTTTCATTCTTTGTCTATCAACAGCCATCCCCTTTGGTTCAAGGAGTAATATGTCTCCCAGATTTGGATTACTTCATTAAATGCATGCATG CAGGAGATATCACGGGTGATCTAGTGCCCTGA
- the LOC105764917 gene encoding beta-amylase 8 isoform X3 encodes MESQPQPQPQPRRPRGFAATAAAAAASVSPTGTPSGSAGASTASSGKGKREREKEKERTKLRERHRRAITSRMLAGLRQYGNFPLPARADMNDVLAALAREAGWTVEPDGTTYRHSPPPQHQQHLGAFPVRSGESPLTATSLQNCSVKATLDCQQPVVRIDDSLSPASLDSVVIAERDTRSEKYPSTSPINSVECLEADQLIQDVHSTEHDNDFTGTQYVPVYVKLSTGVINNFCQLADPDGVRQELSHMNSLNVDGVIVDCWWGIVECWNPQKYVWSGYRELFNYIREFKMKIQVVMAFHEYGRTDSADVLISLPNWILEIGKENQDIFFTDREGRRTTEFLSWGIDKERVLNGRTGVEVYFDFMRSFRTEFDDLFAEGLISAVEIGLGPSGELRYPSFSERMGWRYPGIGEFQRAAKLRGHSFWARGPDNAGHYNSRPHETGFFCERGDYDSYYGRFFLHWYAQALMDHADNVLSLANLAFEETKIIVKIPAVYWWYKTSSHAAELTAGYYNPTNQDGYSPVFEVLKKHSVTVKFVCYGLQICSYENDEAFADPEGLSWQVLNSVWDRGLKVAGENTLSCYDKEGCLRIIETAKPRNDPDRRHFSFFVYQQPSPLVQGVICLPDLDYFIKCMHAGDITGDLVP; translated from the exons ATGGAGTCCCAACCCCAGCCCCAGCCTCAGCCTCGGCGACCCCGCGGGTTCGCTGCAACCGCCGCTGCGGCTGCTGCCTCTGTGAGCCCCACCGGCACTCCCTCTGGATCTGCCGGCGCATCCACTGCCTCTTCCGGCAAGGGCAAACgtgagagagagaaagaaaaagagaggacGAAGCTTCGGGAACGGCACAGGCGAGCCATCACTAGCCGTATGCTGGCCGGCTTGAGACAATACGGTAATTTCCCTCTTCCCGCGCGTGCTGATATGAACGATGTGCTAGCCGCCTTGGCCCGTGAGGCTGGTTGGACCGTTGAGCCCGACGGCACTACTTACAGGCACTCTCCACCTCCCCAACATCAACAACATTTG GGAGCATTTCCGGTGAGGTCAGGTGAAAGTCCACTAACGGCTACTTCTTTGCAGAATTGCTCTGTTAAAGCAACGTTAGACTGTCAGCAACCTGTTGTCAGAATTGATGACAGTTTGTCTCCAGCATCTCTTGATTCCGTTGTTATAGCTGAGAGAGATACACGGAGTGAGAAATATCCGAGTACGAGTCCCATCAACTCAGTTGAGTGCCTGGAGGCagatcag CTTATACAAGATGTTCATTCAACGGAGCACGATAATGACTTTACAGGCACCCAATATGTCCCTGTTTATGTAAAGCTTTCG ACAGGTGTCATCAACAACTTCTGTCAGTTGGCTGATCCTGATGGTGTTAGACAAGAGCTAAGTCATATGAACTCCTTAAATGTAGATGGAGTCATTGTAGATTGTTGGTGGGGAATTGTTGAGTGTTGGAATCCACAGAAGTATGTCTGGTCTGGCTACCGGGAATTATTTAACTATATCCGAGAGTTCAAGATGAAGATACAG GTTGTAATGGCATTTCATGAGTATGGGAGAACTGATTCTGCTGATGTACTGATCTCCCTACCAAACTGGATTTTGGAGATAGGAAAAGAAAACCAGGATATCTTCTTTACTGATCGTGAAGGAAGGAGGACGACTGAATTTTTATCTTGGGGAATTGACAAAGAACGTGTTTTGAATGGAAGAACTGGTGTTGAG GTCTATTTTGATTTCATGAGAAGCTTCAGGACAGAGTTTGACGATTTGTTTGCAGAGGGTCTTATTTCTGCAGTGGAGATTGGACTTGGACCATCTGGAGAGTTGAGGTATCCCTCTTTCTCAGAAAGGATGGGATGGAGGTATCCTGGCATCGGTGAGTTTCAG AGAGCTGCTAAATTGCGTGGGCACTCTTTCTGGGCTAGGGGACCTGATAATGCTGGTCATTATAATTCTAGGCCACATGAAACGGGATTCTTTTGTGAACGGGGTGATTATGATAGCTACTATGGGCGTTTTTTCCTCCATTGGTATGCCCAGGCACTAATGGACCATGCGGATAATGTCTTGTCTCTAGCAAATCTTGCTTTTGAGGAGACCAAGATTATTGTTAAG ATACCTGCAGTTTATTGGTGGTACAAGACTTCCAGTCATGCGGCAGAGCTGACAGCAGGATATTATAACCCTACCAATCAGGATGGATATTCTCCAGTTTTTGAGGTTTTAAAGAAACACTCTGTGACAGTGAAGTTTGTATGCTATGGGTTGCAGATTTGTAGTTATGAAAATGATGAAGCATTTGCTGATCCAGAAGGTTTGAGTTGGCAA GTTCTCAATTCAGTCTGGGATCGAGGATTGAAGGTTGCTGGTGAGAATACACTTTCATGTTATGACAAAGAAGGGTGCTTGAGAATAATTGAGACAGCCAAGCCGAGAAATGACCCTGATCGTCGCCACTTTTCATTCTTTGTCTATCAACAGCCATCCCCTTTGGTTCAAGGAGTAATATGTCTCCCAGATTTGGATTACTTCATTAAATGCATGCATG CAGGAGATATCACGGGTGATCTAGTGCCCTGA
- the LOC105764921 gene encoding alkylated DNA repair protein ALKBH8 homolog: MVMPRFVRPKEGDSESSPDLYVANCGPAVGLQFDTIASAFSSFGEVKGVYAADESGARVIVSFLEPASAHSAFIALNDRPCPHLGGRSLHIRHSILQPPSSRGMASVPVSLNASDLNIPGLYLFHDFISAVEEEQLLQAVDTGSWISLSKRRVQHYGYKFCYDTRNVDTKQHLGALPSFVSFILERISLSPDIPEKLDLDQLTVNEYPPGVGLSPHIDTHSAFEGLIFSLSLAGPCIMEFRRYTAGSWAPKTASISDTEVENPNSCSEVSRKAIYLPPRSMLLLSGEARCAWHHYIPHHKIDKVNETMIRRGSRRVSFTFRKVRRGPCQCEFPQYCDSQSQT, translated from the exons ATGGTCATGCCCAGATTTGTTCGTCCCAAAGAAGGAGATAGCGAGTCAAGCCCAGACCTTTATGTGGCAAACTGTGGCCCTGCGGTGGGACTTCAATTTGACACCATCGCATCTGCGTTTAGCTCCTTTGGGGAGGTCAAAGGTGTGTACGCAGCTGATGAAAGTGGTGCTCGTGTTATTGTCTCTTTTCTTGAACCAGCCTCTGCTCACTCTGCTTTCATTGCCTTGAATGACCGCCCTTGCCCTCACCTTGGAGGCCGCTCTTTACACATCCGTCATTCCATTTTGCAACCACCGTCTTCCAGG GGAATGGCGTCTGTTCCAGTCTCGCTAAACGCTTCGGATTTAAATATTCCAGGACTCTATTTGTTCCATGACTTCATCAGTGCTGTGGAAGAGGAG CAATTGCTTCAAGCAGTTGATACTGGATCTTGGATTAGTCTTTCCAAACGGAGGGTTCAGCACTATggatataaattttgttatgat ACTAGGAATGTTGATACAAAGCAGCATTTGGGTGCACTTCCATCATTTGTTTCCTTTATACTCGAGCGGATTTCATTATCTCCAGACATTCCTGAAAAACTGGATTTGGACCAATTGACG GTTAATGAATACCCACCTGGGGTGGGCTTGTCCCCGCACATAGACACTCACTCAGCATTTGAAGGGTTAATTTTCAGCCTTTCACTAGCAGGGCCTTGCATTATGGAGTTCAGAAGATACACAGCAGGTTCATGGGCTCCTAAAACTGCCTCTATAAGTGACACGGAAGTTGAAAATCCTAATAGTTGCTCGGAGGTTTCTAGGAAGGCTATCTATCTTCCTCCTCGGTCAATGCTTCTTCTATCTGGGGAGGCACGATGCGCTTGGCATCATTATATTCCACATCATAAG ATTGACAAGGTGAATGAAACAATGATCAGAAGGGGTTCGAGAAGAGTATCTTTCACATTTCGTAAG GTGAGAAGAGGACCTTGCCAATGCGAATTTCCCCAATACTGTGACTCTCAATCCCAAACATAG
- the LOC105764917 gene encoding beta-amylase 8 isoform X2 — MESQPQPQPQPRRPRGFAATAAAAAASVSPTGTPSGSAGASTASSGKGKREREKEKERTKLRERHRRAITSRMLAGLRQYGNFPLPARADMNDVLAALAREAGWTVEPDGTTYRHSPPPQHQQHLGAFPVRSGESPLTATSLQNCSVKATLDCQQPVVRIDDSLSPASLDSVVIAERDTRSEKYPSTSPINSVECLEADQLIQDVHSTEHDNDFTGTQYVPVYVKLSTGVINNFCQLADPDGVRQELSHMNSLNVDGVIVDCWWGIVECWNPQKYVWSGYRELFNYIREFKMKIQVVMAFHEYGRTDSADVLISLPNWILEIGKENQDIFFTDREGRRTTEFLSWGIDKERVLNGRTGVEVYFDFMRSFRTEFDDLFAEGLISAVEIGLGPSGELRYPSFSERMGWRYPGIGEFQCYDKYLQQHLQRAAKLRGHSFWARGPDNAGHYNSRPHETGFFCERGDYDSYYGRFFLHWYAQALMDHADNVLSLANLAFEETKIIVKIPAVYWWYKTSSHAAELTAGYYNPTNQDGYSPVFEVLKKHSVTVKFVCYGLQICSYENDEAFADPEGLSWQVLNSVWDRGLKVAGENTLSCYDKEGCLRIIETAKPRNDPDRRHFSFFVYQQPSPLVQGVICLPDLDYFIKCMHGDITGDLVP; from the exons ATGGAGTCCCAACCCCAGCCCCAGCCTCAGCCTCGGCGACCCCGCGGGTTCGCTGCAACCGCCGCTGCGGCTGCTGCCTCTGTGAGCCCCACCGGCACTCCCTCTGGATCTGCCGGCGCATCCACTGCCTCTTCCGGCAAGGGCAAACgtgagagagagaaagaaaaagagaggacGAAGCTTCGGGAACGGCACAGGCGAGCCATCACTAGCCGTATGCTGGCCGGCTTGAGACAATACGGTAATTTCCCTCTTCCCGCGCGTGCTGATATGAACGATGTGCTAGCCGCCTTGGCCCGTGAGGCTGGTTGGACCGTTGAGCCCGACGGCACTACTTACAGGCACTCTCCACCTCCCCAACATCAACAACATTTG GGAGCATTTCCGGTGAGGTCAGGTGAAAGTCCACTAACGGCTACTTCTTTGCAGAATTGCTCTGTTAAAGCAACGTTAGACTGTCAGCAACCTGTTGTCAGAATTGATGACAGTTTGTCTCCAGCATCTCTTGATTCCGTTGTTATAGCTGAGAGAGATACACGGAGTGAGAAATATCCGAGTACGAGTCCCATCAACTCAGTTGAGTGCCTGGAGGCagatcag CTTATACAAGATGTTCATTCAACGGAGCACGATAATGACTTTACAGGCACCCAATATGTCCCTGTTTATGTAAAGCTTTCG ACAGGTGTCATCAACAACTTCTGTCAGTTGGCTGATCCTGATGGTGTTAGACAAGAGCTAAGTCATATGAACTCCTTAAATGTAGATGGAGTCATTGTAGATTGTTGGTGGGGAATTGTTGAGTGTTGGAATCCACAGAAGTATGTCTGGTCTGGCTACCGGGAATTATTTAACTATATCCGAGAGTTCAAGATGAAGATACAG GTTGTAATGGCATTTCATGAGTATGGGAGAACTGATTCTGCTGATGTACTGATCTCCCTACCAAACTGGATTTTGGAGATAGGAAAAGAAAACCAGGATATCTTCTTTACTGATCGTGAAGGAAGGAGGACGACTGAATTTTTATCTTGGGGAATTGACAAAGAACGTGTTTTGAATGGAAGAACTGGTGTTGAG GTCTATTTTGATTTCATGAGAAGCTTCAGGACAGAGTTTGACGATTTGTTTGCAGAGGGTCTTATTTCTGCAGTGGAGATTGGACTTGGACCATCTGGAGAGTTGAGGTATCCCTCTTTCTCAGAAAGGATGGGATGGAGGTATCCTGGCATCGGTGAGTTTCAG TGTTACGATAAATATTTACAACAACATCTACAGAGAGCTGCTAAATTGCGTGGGCACTCTTTCTGGGCTAGGGGACCTGATAATGCTGGTCATTATAATTCTAGGCCACATGAAACGGGATTCTTTTGTGAACGGGGTGATTATGATAGCTACTATGGGCGTTTTTTCCTCCATTGGTATGCCCAGGCACTAATGGACCATGCGGATAATGTCTTGTCTCTAGCAAATCTTGCTTTTGAGGAGACCAAGATTATTGTTAAG ATACCTGCAGTTTATTGGTGGTACAAGACTTCCAGTCATGCGGCAGAGCTGACAGCAGGATATTATAACCCTACCAATCAGGATGGATATTCTCCAGTTTTTGAGGTTTTAAAGAAACACTCTGTGACAGTGAAGTTTGTATGCTATGGGTTGCAGATTTGTAGTTATGAAAATGATGAAGCATTTGCTGATCCAGAAGGTTTGAGTTGGCAA GTTCTCAATTCAGTCTGGGATCGAGGATTGAAGGTTGCTGGTGAGAATACACTTTCATGTTATGACAAAGAAGGGTGCTTGAGAATAATTGAGACAGCCAAGCCGAGAAATGACCCTGATCGTCGCCACTTTTCATTCTTTGTCTATCAACAGCCATCCCCTTTGGTTCAAGGAGTAATATGTCTCCCAGATTTGGATTACTTCATTAAATGCATGCATG GAGATATCACGGGTGATCTAGTGCCCTGA
- the LOC105764917 gene encoding beta-amylase 8 isoform X1 has translation MESQPQPQPQPRRPRGFAATAAAAAASVSPTGTPSGSAGASTASSGKGKREREKEKERTKLRERHRRAITSRMLAGLRQYGNFPLPARADMNDVLAALAREAGWTVEPDGTTYRHSPPPQHQQHLGAFPVRSGESPLTATSLQNCSVKATLDCQQPVVRIDDSLSPASLDSVVIAERDTRSEKYPSTSPINSVECLEADQLIQDVHSTEHDNDFTGTQYVPVYVKLSTGVINNFCQLADPDGVRQELSHMNSLNVDGVIVDCWWGIVECWNPQKYVWSGYRELFNYIREFKMKIQVVMAFHEYGRTDSADVLISLPNWILEIGKENQDIFFTDREGRRTTEFLSWGIDKERVLNGRTGVEVYFDFMRSFRTEFDDLFAEGLISAVEIGLGPSGELRYPSFSERMGWRYPGIGEFQCYDKYLQQHLQRAAKLRGHSFWARGPDNAGHYNSRPHETGFFCERGDYDSYYGRFFLHWYAQALMDHADNVLSLANLAFEETKIIVKIPAVYWWYKTSSHAAELTAGYYNPTNQDGYSPVFEVLKKHSVTVKFVCYGLQICSYENDEAFADPEGLSWQVLNSVWDRGLKVAGENTLSCYDKEGCLRIIETAKPRNDPDRRHFSFFVYQQPSPLVQGVICLPDLDYFIKCMHAGDITGDLVP, from the exons ATGGAGTCCCAACCCCAGCCCCAGCCTCAGCCTCGGCGACCCCGCGGGTTCGCTGCAACCGCCGCTGCGGCTGCTGCCTCTGTGAGCCCCACCGGCACTCCCTCTGGATCTGCCGGCGCATCCACTGCCTCTTCCGGCAAGGGCAAACgtgagagagagaaagaaaaagagaggacGAAGCTTCGGGAACGGCACAGGCGAGCCATCACTAGCCGTATGCTGGCCGGCTTGAGACAATACGGTAATTTCCCTCTTCCCGCGCGTGCTGATATGAACGATGTGCTAGCCGCCTTGGCCCGTGAGGCTGGTTGGACCGTTGAGCCCGACGGCACTACTTACAGGCACTCTCCACCTCCCCAACATCAACAACATTTG GGAGCATTTCCGGTGAGGTCAGGTGAAAGTCCACTAACGGCTACTTCTTTGCAGAATTGCTCTGTTAAAGCAACGTTAGACTGTCAGCAACCTGTTGTCAGAATTGATGACAGTTTGTCTCCAGCATCTCTTGATTCCGTTGTTATAGCTGAGAGAGATACACGGAGTGAGAAATATCCGAGTACGAGTCCCATCAACTCAGTTGAGTGCCTGGAGGCagatcag CTTATACAAGATGTTCATTCAACGGAGCACGATAATGACTTTACAGGCACCCAATATGTCCCTGTTTATGTAAAGCTTTCG ACAGGTGTCATCAACAACTTCTGTCAGTTGGCTGATCCTGATGGTGTTAGACAAGAGCTAAGTCATATGAACTCCTTAAATGTAGATGGAGTCATTGTAGATTGTTGGTGGGGAATTGTTGAGTGTTGGAATCCACAGAAGTATGTCTGGTCTGGCTACCGGGAATTATTTAACTATATCCGAGAGTTCAAGATGAAGATACAG GTTGTAATGGCATTTCATGAGTATGGGAGAACTGATTCTGCTGATGTACTGATCTCCCTACCAAACTGGATTTTGGAGATAGGAAAAGAAAACCAGGATATCTTCTTTACTGATCGTGAAGGAAGGAGGACGACTGAATTTTTATCTTGGGGAATTGACAAAGAACGTGTTTTGAATGGAAGAACTGGTGTTGAG GTCTATTTTGATTTCATGAGAAGCTTCAGGACAGAGTTTGACGATTTGTTTGCAGAGGGTCTTATTTCTGCAGTGGAGATTGGACTTGGACCATCTGGAGAGTTGAGGTATCCCTCTTTCTCAGAAAGGATGGGATGGAGGTATCCTGGCATCGGTGAGTTTCAG TGTTACGATAAATATTTACAACAACATCTACAGAGAGCTGCTAAATTGCGTGGGCACTCTTTCTGGGCTAGGGGACCTGATAATGCTGGTCATTATAATTCTAGGCCACATGAAACGGGATTCTTTTGTGAACGGGGTGATTATGATAGCTACTATGGGCGTTTTTTCCTCCATTGGTATGCCCAGGCACTAATGGACCATGCGGATAATGTCTTGTCTCTAGCAAATCTTGCTTTTGAGGAGACCAAGATTATTGTTAAG ATACCTGCAGTTTATTGGTGGTACAAGACTTCCAGTCATGCGGCAGAGCTGACAGCAGGATATTATAACCCTACCAATCAGGATGGATATTCTCCAGTTTTTGAGGTTTTAAAGAAACACTCTGTGACAGTGAAGTTTGTATGCTATGGGTTGCAGATTTGTAGTTATGAAAATGATGAAGCATTTGCTGATCCAGAAGGTTTGAGTTGGCAA GTTCTCAATTCAGTCTGGGATCGAGGATTGAAGGTTGCTGGTGAGAATACACTTTCATGTTATGACAAAGAAGGGTGCTTGAGAATAATTGAGACAGCCAAGCCGAGAAATGACCCTGATCGTCGCCACTTTTCATTCTTTGTCTATCAACAGCCATCCCCTTTGGTTCAAGGAGTAATATGTCTCCCAGATTTGGATTACTTCATTAAATGCATGCATG CAGGAGATATCACGGGTGATCTAGTGCCCTGA